One stretch of Miscanthus floridulus cultivar M001 chromosome 18, ASM1932011v1, whole genome shotgun sequence DNA includes these proteins:
- the LOC136519678 gene encoding two-component response regulator ORR21-like isoform X2 — MMERLSALVLDSDPASLSTISETLAKFNFKVFPFQTAEAALDFVEGGAANEVELDLVLVDVNLNNMAPGTSANSDLLHYYMLNELEVPLTAMCSCDDEEGLSKCMNLGACFHVLKPLDRRSFSILWHQALEHKFKKAAPQGPTLNSTRNGMVSSSTEKPKEVLILEGNNLSDPESNGYEEPKKRNRITWTIELHEKFLGAVEALGGNEYATPDGILHLMNIKGLTAKHIGSHLQKHRLCHRNAKQGGQRQENASRKPMGHDEGTAESITPRVETDGEVYPLRLWTEVKKRSADTVALKTKDTESVCMWDKYENNLHRVFSEKKKRWQFMSEHRWPVKNNIVITDAGDPNEAPETAGIVDPEYNASMDFSVAWAHLDSNDLDLTGPSDGREEADSFRMSQLESLGLEDLRDNACNDALRSVGLINIDEPVTQGSQEQQSLGMEDLQHVDDIPWDDALISVGLINLLDEPMTEEAVIGGSQDQQSLAPEVLQAGNNAWDDDLRSAGMVNLLDEPISQEAAIGDALMDDPVSPIAQDDVLWAWSPAMPAVDYGMLF; from the exons ATGATGGAAAGGCTTTCAGCGCTGGTTCTGGATAGTGACCCAGCATCCTTGTCGACCATCTCTGAGACGCTCGCAAAGTTTAACTTCAAAG TTTTCCCCTTCCAAACAGCAGAAGCGGCCCTGGATTTCGTTGAAGGCGGGGCTGCTAACGAAGTGGAGCTTGATTTGGTATTGGTGGATGTTAACCTTAACAATATGGCACCAGGCACTTCCGCAAACTCTGATCTGCTCCATTATTACATGCTGAATGAACTTGAAGTCCCTCTTACCG CAATGTGTTCTTGTGACGATGAAGAGGGACTTTCCAAATGTATGAACCTGGGTGCATGCTTCCATGTGCTGAAGCCTCTGGACAGAAGAAGCTTCAGCATTCTGTGGCACCAAGCACTGGAACACAAGTTTAAAAAGGCAGCACCTCAAGGACCAACTCTTAATAGTACCAGAAATGGAATGGTTTCATCGTCTACTGAAAAGCCCAAGGAAGTGCTTATCCTAGAGGGAAATAATTTATCCGATCCTGAAAGCAATGGATATGAAGAGCCAAAGAAGCGGAATCGGATCACATGGACCATTGAGCTCCATGAAAAGTTCTTGGGGGCTGTCGAAGCTCTTGGGGGGAACGAGT ATGCTACACCTGACGGGATCCTCCACCTGATGAATATAAAGGGTTTGACTGCGAAGCATATAGGGAGCCATCTCCAG AAACATCGATTGTGCCACCGGAATGCAAAGCAAGGAGGACAGCGCCAAGAGAATGCCAGCAGAAAACCAATGGGGCATGATGAAGGCACTGCTGAATCCATCACACCCAGAGTTGAGACAGACGGGGAAGTGTACCCCTTAAGGCTGTGGACAGAGGTGAAGAAAAGGTCAGCGGACACAGTGGCTCTGAAGACTAAGGACACAGAGTCTGTGTGTATGTGGGATAAGTATGAAAATAACCTGCATAGAGTGTTCTCTGAGAAAAAGAAACGTTGGCAGTTTATGAGCGAACATCGGTGGCCTGTGAAGAACAATATTGTTATCACAGATGCAGGGGATCCAAATGAAGCCCCCGAAACTGCTG GTATTGTGGACCCGGAGTACAATGCATCAATGGATTTTTCTGTTGCTTGGGCGCACCTAGACAGCAATGATCTGGACCTGACAGGCCCTTCTGATGGCCGGGAGGAAGCAGATTCATTTCGGATGAGTCAGCTGGAAAGCCTTGGCCTAGAGGATCTCCGCGACAACGCATGTAACGATGCTCTGAGATCGGTTGGTCTGATTAACATAGATGAACCAGTAACTCAAGGATCGCAAGAGCAGCAAAGCCTTGGCATGGAGGATCTCCAGCATGTAGATGACATTCCATGGGATGATGCTCTGATATCTGTGGGGCTTATCAACTTATTAGATGAACCAATGACTGAAGAAGCCGTCATTGGAGGATCACAAGATCAGCAAAGCCTTGCCCCAGAGGTCCTGCAAGCAGGTAACAATGCATGGGATGACGATCTTAGGTCGGCGGGGATGGTCAACTTATTAGATGAACCAATATCTCAAGAAGCCGCTATTGGCGATGCTCTGATGGATGACCCTGTGAGCCCGATTGCCCAAGACGATGTGTTATGGGCTTGGAGTCCTGCAATGCCAGCGGTTGACTATGGCATGCTCTTCTGA
- the LOC136519678 gene encoding uncharacterized protein isoform X3, with product MMERLSALVLDSDPASLSTISETLAKFNFKEAALDFVEGGAANEVELDLVLVDVNLNNMAPGTSANSDLLHYYMLNELEVPLTAMCSCDDEEGLSKCMNLGACFHVLKPLDRRSFSILWHQALEHKFKKAAPQGPTLNSTRNGMVSSSTEKPKEVLILEGNNLSDPESNGYEEPKKRNRITWTIELHEKFLGAVEALGGNEYATPDGILHLMNIKGLTAKHIGSHLQKHRLCHRNAKQGGQRQENASRKPMGHDEGTAESITPRVETDGEVYPLRLWTEVKKRSADTVALKTKDTESVCMWDKYENNLHRVFSEKKKRWQFMSEHRWPVKNNIVITDAGDPNEAPETAGGIVDPEYNASMDFSVAWAHLDSNDLDLTGPSDGREEADSFRMSQLESLGLEDLRDNACNDALRSVGLINIDEPVTQGSQEQQSLGMEDLQHVDDIPWDDALISVGLINLLDEPMTEEAVIGGSQDQQSLAPEVLQAGNNAWDDDLRSAGMVNLLDEPISQEAAIGDALMDDPVSPIAQDDVLWAWSPAMPAVDYGMLF from the exons ATGATGGAAAGGCTTTCAGCGCTGGTTCTGGATAGTGACCCAGCATCCTTGTCGACCATCTCTGAGACGCTCGCAAAGTTTAACTTCAAAG AAGCGGCCCTGGATTTCGTTGAAGGCGGGGCTGCTAACGAAGTGGAGCTTGATTTGGTATTGGTGGATGTTAACCTTAACAATATGGCACCAGGCACTTCCGCAAACTCTGATCTGCTCCATTATTACATGCTGAATGAACTTGAAGTCCCTCTTACCG CAATGTGTTCTTGTGACGATGAAGAGGGACTTTCCAAATGTATGAACCTGGGTGCATGCTTCCATGTGCTGAAGCCTCTGGACAGAAGAAGCTTCAGCATTCTGTGGCACCAAGCACTGGAACACAAGTTTAAAAAGGCAGCACCTCAAGGACCAACTCTTAATAGTACCAGAAATGGAATGGTTTCATCGTCTACTGAAAAGCCCAAGGAAGTGCTTATCCTAGAGGGAAATAATTTATCCGATCCTGAAAGCAATGGATATGAAGAGCCAAAGAAGCGGAATCGGATCACATGGACCATTGAGCTCCATGAAAAGTTCTTGGGGGCTGTCGAAGCTCTTGGGGGGAACGAGT ATGCTACACCTGACGGGATCCTCCACCTGATGAATATAAAGGGTTTGACTGCGAAGCATATAGGGAGCCATCTCCAG AAACATCGATTGTGCCACCGGAATGCAAAGCAAGGAGGACAGCGCCAAGAGAATGCCAGCAGAAAACCAATGGGGCATGATGAAGGCACTGCTGAATCCATCACACCCAGAGTTGAGACAGACGGGGAAGTGTACCCCTTAAGGCTGTGGACAGAGGTGAAGAAAAGGTCAGCGGACACAGTGGCTCTGAAGACTAAGGACACAGAGTCTGTGTGTATGTGGGATAAGTATGAAAATAACCTGCATAGAGTGTTCTCTGAGAAAAAGAAACGTTGGCAGTTTATGAGCGAACATCGGTGGCCTGTGAAGAACAATATTGTTATCACAGATGCAGGGGATCCAAATGAAGCCCCCGAAACTGCTGGTG GTATTGTGGACCCGGAGTACAATGCATCAATGGATTTTTCTGTTGCTTGGGCGCACCTAGACAGCAATGATCTGGACCTGACAGGCCCTTCTGATGGCCGGGAGGAAGCAGATTCATTTCGGATGAGTCAGCTGGAAAGCCTTGGCCTAGAGGATCTCCGCGACAACGCATGTAACGATGCTCTGAGATCGGTTGGTCTGATTAACATAGATGAACCAGTAACTCAAGGATCGCAAGAGCAGCAAAGCCTTGGCATGGAGGATCTCCAGCATGTAGATGACATTCCATGGGATGATGCTCTGATATCTGTGGGGCTTATCAACTTATTAGATGAACCAATGACTGAAGAAGCCGTCATTGGAGGATCACAAGATCAGCAAAGCCTTGCCCCAGAGGTCCTGCAAGCAGGTAACAATGCATGGGATGACGATCTTAGGTCGGCGGGGATGGTCAACTTATTAGATGAACCAATATCTCAAGAAGCCGCTATTGGCGATGCTCTGATGGATGACCCTGTGAGCCCGATTGCCCAAGACGATGTGTTATGGGCTTGGAGTCCTGCAATGCCAGCGGTTGACTATGGCATGCTCTTCTGA
- the LOC136519678 gene encoding uncharacterized protein isoform X4, whose amino-acid sequence MNLKSLLPGYSSLLTAMCSCDDEEGLSKCMNLGACFHVLKPLDRRSFSILWHQALEHKFKKAAPQGPTLNSTRNGMVSSSTEKPKEVLILEGNNLSDPESNGYEEPKKRNRITWTIELHEKFLGAVEALGGNEYATPDGILHLMNIKGLTAKHIGSHLQKHRLCHRNAKQGGQRQENASRKPMGHDEGTAESITPRVETDGEVYPLRLWTEVKKRSADTVALKTKDTESVCMWDKYENNLHRVFSEKKKRWQFMSEHRWPVKNNIVITDAGDPNEAPETAGGIVDPEYNASMDFSVAWAHLDSNDLDLTGPSDGREEADSFRMSQLESLGLEDLRDNACNDALRSVGLINIDEPVTQGSQEQQSLGMEDLQHVDDIPWDDALISVGLINLLDEPMTEEAVIGGSQDQQSLAPEVLQAGNNAWDDDLRSAGMVNLLDEPISQEAAIGDALMDDPVSPIAQDDVLWAWSPAMPAVDYGMLF is encoded by the exons ATGAACTTGAAGTCCCTCTTACCG GGTTATTCCTCCTTGTTGACAGCAATGTGTTCTTGTGACGATGAAGAGGGACTTTCCAAATGTATGAACCTGGGTGCATGCTTCCATGTGCTGAAGCCTCTGGACAGAAGAAGCTTCAGCATTCTGTGGCACCAAGCACTGGAACACAAGTTTAAAAAGGCAGCACCTCAAGGACCAACTCTTAATAGTACCAGAAATGGAATGGTTTCATCGTCTACTGAAAAGCCCAAGGAAGTGCTTATCCTAGAGGGAAATAATTTATCCGATCCTGAAAGCAATGGATATGAAGAGCCAAAGAAGCGGAATCGGATCACATGGACCATTGAGCTCCATGAAAAGTTCTTGGGGGCTGTCGAAGCTCTTGGGGGGAACGAGT ATGCTACACCTGACGGGATCCTCCACCTGATGAATATAAAGGGTTTGACTGCGAAGCATATAGGGAGCCATCTCCAG AAACATCGATTGTGCCACCGGAATGCAAAGCAAGGAGGACAGCGCCAAGAGAATGCCAGCAGAAAACCAATGGGGCATGATGAAGGCACTGCTGAATCCATCACACCCAGAGTTGAGACAGACGGGGAAGTGTACCCCTTAAGGCTGTGGACAGAGGTGAAGAAAAGGTCAGCGGACACAGTGGCTCTGAAGACTAAGGACACAGAGTCTGTGTGTATGTGGGATAAGTATGAAAATAACCTGCATAGAGTGTTCTCTGAGAAAAAGAAACGTTGGCAGTTTATGAGCGAACATCGGTGGCCTGTGAAGAACAATATTGTTATCACAGATGCAGGGGATCCAAATGAAGCCCCCGAAACTGCTGGTG GTATTGTGGACCCGGAGTACAATGCATCAATGGATTTTTCTGTTGCTTGGGCGCACCTAGACAGCAATGATCTGGACCTGACAGGCCCTTCTGATGGCCGGGAGGAAGCAGATTCATTTCGGATGAGTCAGCTGGAAAGCCTTGGCCTAGAGGATCTCCGCGACAACGCATGTAACGATGCTCTGAGATCGGTTGGTCTGATTAACATAGATGAACCAGTAACTCAAGGATCGCAAGAGCAGCAAAGCCTTGGCATGGAGGATCTCCAGCATGTAGATGACATTCCATGGGATGATGCTCTGATATCTGTGGGGCTTATCAACTTATTAGATGAACCAATGACTGAAGAAGCCGTCATTGGAGGATCACAAGATCAGCAAAGCCTTGCCCCAGAGGTCCTGCAAGCAGGTAACAATGCATGGGATGACGATCTTAGGTCGGCGGGGATGGTCAACTTATTAGATGAACCAATATCTCAAGAAGCCGCTATTGGCGATGCTCTGATGGATGACCCTGTGAGCCCGATTGCCCAAGACGATGTGTTATGGGCTTGGAGTCCTGCAATGCCAGCGGTTGACTATGGCATGCTCTTCTGA
- the LOC136519678 gene encoding uncharacterized protein isoform X1, which produces MMERLSALVLDSDPASLSTISETLAKFNFKVFPFQTAEAALDFVEGGAANEVELDLVLVDVNLNNMAPGTSANSDLLHYYMLNELEVPLTAMCSCDDEEGLSKCMNLGACFHVLKPLDRRSFSILWHQALEHKFKKAAPQGPTLNSTRNGMVSSSTEKPKEVLILEGNNLSDPESNGYEEPKKRNRITWTIELHEKFLGAVEALGGNEYATPDGILHLMNIKGLTAKHIGSHLQKHRLCHRNAKQGGQRQENASRKPMGHDEGTAESITPRVETDGEVYPLRLWTEVKKRSADTVALKTKDTESVCMWDKYENNLHRVFSEKKKRWQFMSEHRWPVKNNIVITDAGDPNEAPETAGGIVDPEYNASMDFSVAWAHLDSNDLDLTGPSDGREEADSFRMSQLESLGLEDLRDNACNDALRSVGLINIDEPVTQGSQEQQSLGMEDLQHVDDIPWDDALISVGLINLLDEPMTEEAVIGGSQDQQSLAPEVLQAGNNAWDDDLRSAGMVNLLDEPISQEAAIGDALMDDPVSPIAQDDVLWAWSPAMPAVDYGMLF; this is translated from the exons ATGATGGAAAGGCTTTCAGCGCTGGTTCTGGATAGTGACCCAGCATCCTTGTCGACCATCTCTGAGACGCTCGCAAAGTTTAACTTCAAAG TTTTCCCCTTCCAAACAGCAGAAGCGGCCCTGGATTTCGTTGAAGGCGGGGCTGCTAACGAAGTGGAGCTTGATTTGGTATTGGTGGATGTTAACCTTAACAATATGGCACCAGGCACTTCCGCAAACTCTGATCTGCTCCATTATTACATGCTGAATGAACTTGAAGTCCCTCTTACCG CAATGTGTTCTTGTGACGATGAAGAGGGACTTTCCAAATGTATGAACCTGGGTGCATGCTTCCATGTGCTGAAGCCTCTGGACAGAAGAAGCTTCAGCATTCTGTGGCACCAAGCACTGGAACACAAGTTTAAAAAGGCAGCACCTCAAGGACCAACTCTTAATAGTACCAGAAATGGAATGGTTTCATCGTCTACTGAAAAGCCCAAGGAAGTGCTTATCCTAGAGGGAAATAATTTATCCGATCCTGAAAGCAATGGATATGAAGAGCCAAAGAAGCGGAATCGGATCACATGGACCATTGAGCTCCATGAAAAGTTCTTGGGGGCTGTCGAAGCTCTTGGGGGGAACGAGT ATGCTACACCTGACGGGATCCTCCACCTGATGAATATAAAGGGTTTGACTGCGAAGCATATAGGGAGCCATCTCCAG AAACATCGATTGTGCCACCGGAATGCAAAGCAAGGAGGACAGCGCCAAGAGAATGCCAGCAGAAAACCAATGGGGCATGATGAAGGCACTGCTGAATCCATCACACCCAGAGTTGAGACAGACGGGGAAGTGTACCCCTTAAGGCTGTGGACAGAGGTGAAGAAAAGGTCAGCGGACACAGTGGCTCTGAAGACTAAGGACACAGAGTCTGTGTGTATGTGGGATAAGTATGAAAATAACCTGCATAGAGTGTTCTCTGAGAAAAAGAAACGTTGGCAGTTTATGAGCGAACATCGGTGGCCTGTGAAGAACAATATTGTTATCACAGATGCAGGGGATCCAAATGAAGCCCCCGAAACTGCTGGTG GTATTGTGGACCCGGAGTACAATGCATCAATGGATTTTTCTGTTGCTTGGGCGCACCTAGACAGCAATGATCTGGACCTGACAGGCCCTTCTGATGGCCGGGAGGAAGCAGATTCATTTCGGATGAGTCAGCTGGAAAGCCTTGGCCTAGAGGATCTCCGCGACAACGCATGTAACGATGCTCTGAGATCGGTTGGTCTGATTAACATAGATGAACCAGTAACTCAAGGATCGCAAGAGCAGCAAAGCCTTGGCATGGAGGATCTCCAGCATGTAGATGACATTCCATGGGATGATGCTCTGATATCTGTGGGGCTTATCAACTTATTAGATGAACCAATGACTGAAGAAGCCGTCATTGGAGGATCACAAGATCAGCAAAGCCTTGCCCCAGAGGTCCTGCAAGCAGGTAACAATGCATGGGATGACGATCTTAGGTCGGCGGGGATGGTCAACTTATTAGATGAACCAATATCTCAAGAAGCCGCTATTGGCGATGCTCTGATGGATGACCCTGTGAGCCCGATTGCCCAAGACGATGTGTTATGGGCTTGGAGTCCTGCAATGCCAGCGGTTGACTATGGCATGCTCTTCTGA